In the Clostridium sporogenes genome, one interval contains:
- the wecB gene encoding UDP-N-acetylglucosamine 2-epimerase (non-hydrolyzing), translating into MNKVKTITIFGTRPEAIKMAPLVKELEKRGEIENKVCVTAQHREMLDQVLELFNIKPDFDLNIMKSKQSLTGITTRVLEGLEEIFDKEQPNLILVHGDTTTTFAGALAGFYKQIKVGHVEAGLRTFDKYFPFPEEMNRKLTGSIADLNFAPTIGSKNNLLREAIDEESIFVTGNTVIDAMEFTVEQGYVFENNNLNRIDYKNKKVIMVTAHRRENWGEGIENICSALKTVVEKYNDVEIVYLVHLNPVVRDTVYRTLGDLERVHLLDPLDTKETHNLMNKCYMLMTDSGGLQEEAPHLGKPVLVLRDVTERPEAVKVGTVRLVGTDKKVIVKEACDLIENKQKYDNMRKAINPYGDGKASARIVDSILYYFGKTEKRPKEFYINK; encoded by the coding sequence GTGAATAAGGTAAAAACTATTACTATATTTGGAACTAGACCAGAAGCTATAAAAATGGCTCCTCTAGTTAAAGAATTAGAAAAAAGAGGAGAAATAGAAAATAAGGTTTGCGTAACGGCACAACATAGAGAAATGTTAGATCAGGTTTTAGAATTGTTTAATATAAAGCCAGATTTTGATCTTAATATAATGAAATCAAAACAAAGTCTTACAGGTATAACTACTAGAGTATTAGAAGGATTGGAAGAAATTTTTGACAAAGAGCAACCAAATTTAATATTAGTTCACGGTGACACAACTACAACTTTTGCAGGGGCTTTAGCAGGTTTCTATAAGCAAATCAAAGTAGGACATGTAGAAGCGGGATTAAGAACTTTTGATAAATATTTTCCTTTTCCAGAGGAAATGAATAGAAAACTTACAGGGAGTATAGCAGATTTGAATTTTGCGCCTACTATAGGTTCTAAGAATAATTTATTAAGAGAAGCTATAGATGAAGAAAGTATATTTGTAACAGGAAATACGGTTATAGATGCCATGGAGTTTACTGTAGAACAGGGTTATGTCTTTGAAAATAACAATTTAAATAGAATAGATTATAAAAATAAAAAGGTTATAATGGTTACAGCTCATAGAAGAGAAAATTGGGGAGAAGGTATAGAAAATATTTGCAGTGCCTTAAAAACTGTAGTGGAAAAATATAATGATGTTGAGATTGTATATTTAGTTCATTTAAATCCAGTGGTGAGGGATACAGTTTATAGAACATTAGGAGATTTAGAAAGAGTACATCTATTAGATCCATTGGATACAAAGGAAACTCACAATTTAATGAATAAATGTTATATGTTAATGACAGATTCAGGTGGACTTCAAGAAGAAGCACCTCATTTAGGTAAGCCTGTTTTAGTGTTAAGAGATGTAACAGAAAGACCAGAAGCTGTAAAAGTAGGTACAGTTAGATTGGTGGGAACAGATAAAAAAGTTATAGTGAAGGAAGCATGTGACTTAATAGAAAATAAACAAAAGTATGATAATATGAGAAAAGCTATAAATCCATATGGAGATGGAAAGGCATCAGCTAGGATAGTAGATAGTATATTATATTATTTTGGTAAGACAGAAAAAAGGCCAAAGGAATTTTACATTAATAAATAA
- a CDS encoding undecaprenyl/decaprenyl-phosphate alpha-N-acetylglucosaminyl 1-phosphate transferase translates to MDTNLYIIGAITAIVLSIVLTPIVKKVAFVLGVVDIPKDERKIHKKPIPLLGGIAIYISFVVALVLKRGPLTLEEVGIILGATVIVIGGFIDDKYDISPIKKIIFQLVAAICLIVFGLKIQFITNPFDQSTLYVALHVFAIPITILWVIGITNALNLIDGLDGLAAGVALISCVTMFVIAVLNQRWEAAILTSILSGSILGFLPYNFNPASIFMGDTGSQLLGYLLAAISIEGAIKSATAFAIVVPILALGLPIYDTLFAMIRRKINGKPIMQADRGHLHHRLLDMGLTQRQAVVIMYLISAVLGSFAIIAMQISNQKSYFLLATIMLALILIAWKCGFFKHKE, encoded by the coding sequence ATGGATACGAATTTGTACATAATTGGAGCTATTACAGCTATAGTGCTATCAATTGTTTTAACACCTATAGTAAAAAAAGTTGCGTTTGTATTAGGGGTAGTAGATATACCTAAAGACGAAAGAAAAATTCATAAAAAACCTATACCACTTTTAGGAGGTATAGCAATATATATATCTTTTGTAGTTGCTTTAGTGTTAAAAAGGGGTCCTTTAACTTTAGAAGAAGTGGGTATAATATTAGGAGCTACTGTTATAGTTATAGGCGGATTTATTGATGATAAATATGATATTTCCCCTATAAAAAAGATTATATTTCAATTAGTTGCAGCTATTTGTTTAATAGTGTTTGGATTGAAGATACAATTTATAACTAATCCTTTTGATCAGTCTACCCTATATGTAGCATTACATGTGTTTGCTATACCTATAACTATATTATGGGTTATAGGTATAACTAATGCTTTAAATTTAATAGATGGGCTAGATGGATTAGCAGCAGGTGTTGCATTAATTTCATGTGTTACAATGTTTGTAATAGCTGTTTTAAATCAAAGATGGGAGGCAGCTATATTAACTAGTATATTAAGTGGCTCCATATTGGGTTTTTTACCCTATAATTTTAATCCTGCATCTATATTTATGGGGGATACTGGATCTCAACTTTTAGGATATTTGCTAGCAGCTATATCTATAGAAGGGGCTATTAAGTCTGCCACAGCTTTTGCTATAGTTGTACCAATATTAGCATTAGGGCTACCTATCTATGATACATTATTTGCTATGATTAGAAGAAAGATAAATGGAAAACCAATAATGCAAGCGGATAGAGGGCATCTTCATCATAGACTTTTAGATATGGGATTAACCCAACGCCAAGCAGTTGTAATAATGTATTTAATAAGTGCTGTATTAGGAAGCTTTGCCATAATAGCTATGCAAATAAGTAATCAGAAATCATATTTTTTACTTGCAACGATAATGCTAGCTCTTATATTAATAGCATGGAAATGTGGATTTTTTAAACATAAAGAATAA
- a CDS encoding cytidine deaminase → MDRVDKNNYYLDICETILERGTCLRRNFAAIIVKNDEIMSTGYAGAPRGRKNCCDLGYCKREELKVPRGTRYELCRSVHAEQNAIISARRQDMIASTMYLVGKEYNTGKYVANAAPCSLCKRFIINSGIEKVVIRDSKEKFRIIQVEEWIENDDSLDGDGSY, encoded by the coding sequence ATGGATAGAGTAGATAAGAATAATTATTATTTAGATATATGTGAAACTATTTTGGAGAGAGGCACATGCCTTAGAAGAAATTTTGCTGCCATAATAGTTAAGAACGATGAGATAATGTCAACAGGTTATGCAGGAGCACCTAGAGGAAGGAAAAATTGTTGTGATTTAGGATATTGTAAAAGAGAAGAGTTAAAGGTACCTCGTGGTACTAGATATGAACTTTGTAGGTCTGTTCATGCAGAACAGAATGCTATCATATCTGCTAGAAGACAAGATATGATAGCATCAACTATGTATTTAGTTGGTAAAGAATATAATACTGGTAAATATGTGGCCAACGCTGCACCTTGTTCTCTTTGCAAAAGATTTATAATAAACTCTGGAATTGAAAAAGTAGTTATAAGAGATTCTAAAGAAAAATTTAGAATTATACAAGTTGAGGAATGGATAGAAAATGATGATTCATTAGATGGTGATGGATCCTATTAA
- a CDS encoding flavodoxin family protein, which yields MDKVYNSIEADKVKVSVYTARDININRCEGCSGCFLTGKCFLDEKDDMKIIKEKMLKADIIILASPVYAHHVSGDMKIFIDRISHWTHLLRLSGKVGIAVSTSGGNGLELVNNYLYKIMTYMGLKVEGKFGVYEDIINENYMSSIENFSRTIIEYINGKEIETDNILEAVFKTTKNIMEKIRPYESSEFQYWQKSRLIECNSFKEVLEMLR from the coding sequence TTGGATAAAGTCTATAATTCTATAGAAGCAGATAAAGTGAAAGTAAGTGTCTACACAGCAAGAGATATTAATATTAATAGATGTGAAGGATGTTCAGGTTGTTTCTTAACAGGTAAATGTTTTTTAGATGAAAAGGATGATATGAAGATAATTAAGGAGAAGATGTTAAAAGCTGATATAATTATATTAGCAAGTCCAGTTTATGCTCATCATGTAAGTGGGGATATGAAGATATTTATTGATAGGATTAGCCATTGGACTCATCTTTTAAGGTTATCAGGAAAGGTTGGAATTGCTGTTTCAACTTCAGGAGGAAATGGACTAGAATTAGTAAATAATTATTTATATAAAATTATGACTTATATGGGATTGAAGGTAGAAGGAAAATTTGGTGTATATGAAGATATTATTAATGAAAATTATATGAGTTCTATAGAGAATTTTTCTAGAACAATAATAGAGTATATCAATGGAAAAGAAATAGAAACAGATAATATATTAGAAGCTGTATTTAAAACAACTAAAAATATTATGGAAAAAATAAGACCATATGAAAGTTCTGAATTTCAATATTGGCAAAAATCAAGATTAATTGAGTGTAATAGTTTTAAAGAAGTACTTGAAATGTTAAGATAA
- a CDS encoding ABC transporter permease, producing MINILKIEFTKLKNSSLFIIIIMLTLGPLFNGVSVSKKLSAINSGSNTLEAIYDFSIGLYTIISLPTIIVIIFALIMRFERVSGGIKEILTLPVTKKQLFLSKLIIGVLLVSMSILIFTIGIIFAGFFQKCITIKSLLLILLRMLVIFLVSLGIMGGQYYLSLIYENISVPLGIGLCFQIPTILISASKYSLIYPWSYIIAVDNIKTLDIKTVIMITISIVMFLVINLYGYAKFNDNDIY from the coding sequence ATGATAAATATTTTAAAAATAGAATTTACTAAGTTAAAAAATAGTTCTTTATTTATTATTATAATTATGCTTACTTTAGGACCTTTATTTAATGGGGTTTCAGTTTCAAAGAAATTAAGTGCAATTAATAGTGGTTCAAATACTTTAGAGGCAATATATGATTTTAGTATTGGTTTATATACAATAATAAGTTTACCTACAATAATCGTAATAATATTTGCACTTATTATGAGATTTGAGAGAGTTAGTGGAGGAATAAAAGAAATATTAACTTTGCCAGTAACAAAAAAACAATTATTTTTAAGTAAGCTAATTATTGGAGTTTTATTAGTTAGTATGAGCATACTTATTTTTACTATAGGTATTATATTTGCTGGCTTTTTTCAAAAATGCATAACAATAAAAAGTCTTTTACTTATATTACTAAGGATGTTAGTAATATTTTTAGTATCTTTAGGTATTATGGGGGGGCAATATTATCTTAGTTTAATTTATGAAAATATAAGTGTCCCTTTAGGTATTGGTCTTTGTTTCCAGATTCCAACAATTTTAATTAGCGCTTCTAAATATAGTCTTATATATCCATGGTCATATATTATAGCAGTTGATAATATTAAGACTCTAGATATTAAAACTGTAATTATGATAACAATAAGTATAGTAATGTTTTTGGTAATAAACTTATATGGATATGCAAAATTTAATGATAATGATATATATTAA
- a CDS encoding ABC transporter permease, with product MLMNLVITDLFKVRKNFIWKLVFLIPILTTCLLQLLIFTQFRSINSYSFNKHISGWVLLISQNCGPVLWPSIINLIIMIISISVYQVEFKDNSMNSQICFPVSKSKILLSKFFVISMLAFISILLNLLGLVIVGVSNKISDPFPFSIYLKYFVFQCFSVLGTIALSNWIASLFKSPIIPYVIGILGFAIGLFLPHELKFLSYFFPYSYPLYAIDMAGFDGDVAILGGLISGVIIFCISSYEFINRDIK from the coding sequence ATGTTGATGAATTTGGTTATAACAGACCTTTTTAAAGTTAGAAAAAATTTTATATGGAAATTAGTTTTTTTAATACCAATATTAACCACATGTTTATTGCAGTTATTAATTTTTACTCAGTTTAGATCTATAAATAGTTATAGTTTTAATAAGCATATAAGTGGTTGGGTATTACTTATATCACAGAACTGTGGACCAGTATTATGGCCAAGTATAATTAATTTAATTATTATGATTATATCTATTTCTGTTTATCAAGTGGAATTTAAAGATAATTCTATGAACTCACAAATATGTTTTCCTGTTAGTAAAAGTAAAATATTATTAAGTAAATTTTTTGTGATTTCAATGCTGGCCTTTATTTCCATTTTGTTAAATTTATTGGGCCTAGTAATAGTAGGGGTGTCTAATAAGATATCAGATCCTTTTCCCTTTAGCATATATTTAAAATATTTTGTATTTCAATGTTTTAGTGTATTAGGAACAATTGCTTTAAGTAATTGGATTGCTTCTCTATTTAAAAGTCCGATAATCCCCTATGTAATTGGAATATTAGGATTTGCAATTGGTTTATTTTTGCCACATGAGTTAAAATTTTTATCTTATTTTTTCCCTTATTCATATCCATTATATGCTATTGATATGGCTGGATTCGATGGTGATGTAGCTATATTAGGTGGACTTATTTCAGGAGTAATAATATTTTGTATATCTAGCTATGAATTTATTAATAGAGATATAAAATAA
- a CDS encoding ATP-binding cassette domain-containing protein gives MEYILETKKLSKKFKDIEVVKDMNLKVPKGCIYGFLGPNGAGKSTTIRMLLGLIKMTEGHVSILGKSIKKDRVKILKEVGALVESPSYYGNLTAYDNLEIIRKVLNLDKKNIEEALEIVSLSDSKNKLVKNFSLGMKQRLGIAKAIIGNPQILILDEPTNGLDPLGIIEIREMIKNLPKKTGMTIIVSSHILSEIEQIATHVGIINKGALCFQGTIGELMGLGKEVTRIIAEPKEDACIKLKELGYSLDVENNEILINKVKNSARLNKELVSTGIDVYQLSQDKETLEEIFINIIKR, from the coding sequence ATGGAATATATACTTGAAACAAAGAAATTAAGTAAAAAATTCAAAGATATTGAAGTCGTTAAAGACATGAATTTAAAAGTGCCTAAGGGGTGTATATACGGATTTTTAGGCCCAAATGGAGCAGGAAAATCTACAACTATCCGTATGTTACTTGGATTAATTAAAATGACAGAAGGTCATGTGAGTATTTTAGGAAAATCAATTAAAAAGGATAGGGTTAAAATATTAAAAGAAGTTGGTGCTTTAGTTGAATCACCATCATATTATGGTAATTTAACTGCTTATGATAATTTAGAAATAATAAGAAAAGTATTAAATTTAGATAAAAAAAATATAGAAGAAGCACTAGAAATAGTTAGCCTGAGTGATAGTAAAAATAAACTTGTAAAGAACTTTTCTTTGGGAATGAAACAAAGACTAGGGATAGCTAAAGCAATTATAGGTAACCCTCAAATATTAATTTTAGATGAACCTACGAATGGACTTGATCCTTTAGGAATTATAGAAATCAGAGAAATGATAAAAAACTTACCTAAAAAAACTGGTATGACTATAATTGTTTCTAGTCATATATTAAGTGAAATTGAACAAATAGCCACTCATGTAGGTATTATTAATAAGGGTGCATTGTGTTTTCAAGGAACTATTGGAGAGTTAATGGGATTAGGAAAAGAAGTAACTAGAATCATTGCTGAGCCTAAAGAAGATGCGTGCATTAAACTTAAAGAATTAGGTTATAGTTTAGATGTAGAAAATAATGAAATCTTGATAAATAAGGTTAAAAATAGTGCTAGATTAAATAAAGAGCTTGTAAGTACTGGAATAGATGTGTATCAATTAAGTCAGGATAAAGAAACTTTAGAAGAAATATTTATTAATATTATAAAAAGGTAG
- a CDS encoding plantaricin C family lantibiotic — MSNVSMLKNPVLRNKFSNNEENPAGDLLVEVSEQDFSLNISGGYDSKGLGNTGKRCSWSRECQRLCNWISYGSGGVIGC, encoded by the coding sequence ATGAGTAATGTAAGTATGTTAAAAAATCCAGTCTTAAGAAATAAATTTTCAAATAATGAAGAAAATCCAGCAGGAGATCTTTTAGTAGAAGTTTCAGAACAAGACTTTTCTTTAAATATATCAGGTGGATATGATAGTAAAGGTTTAGGAAATACAGGTAAGAGATGTAGTTGGAGTAGAGAATGTCAAAGATTATGTAACTGGATAAGCTATGGTTCAGGTGGAGTTATTGGTTGCTAA
- a CDS encoding peptidase domain-containing ABC transporter encodes MRLKRKRKVPYVPQLIQTECGFCCVVMLLKYYGDSRPLSHLREYTDVGRDGLSLKQIMNLLKNLKFNSKAYRSNAKQLRNINLPAIIYWEKKHFVVLESINEKFAIIVDPSIGRRKITIYELEEKFSNYSIVAIPTEDFIPIKNKENIWFHYLYLMFKDKKLLAQIILYSTLSYLITLFFPILIQGIVDSISSGNINHILNNKNYFIIGVSFIIYSLVIFISGRKQVNFKILIYKVLCKDIFSHLLKLPYKFFENRSIGDIIFRIESLGIVRNLYAEKLISFFIDFGTMLVILAYMFSKSVFLTNIVIMLFVVTGIILYIANKKILENNSYEIIESSKLQTLQIEMINSIQIIKSSGIEDETYDKWDNQFDLTLAKSKSREIHQNIYNMIASLMKTLAPFAILFIGVGVYVKDNITLGSLISFYTMANMFFSLAIVCFSSVNNFALVSQYLERIKDITDQNIEKGFENNSNDDVEGTIELKNINFSFTKHSNNVLKNISMKIDKGDNVAIVGKSGSGKSTLGKMLVGLYMPKSGEMYFDGVPIGKIDLKKVRRKIGFIPQEILIFNKDIYENIRMNRDFVNFDMVKRAAQIAQIDDEIETMPMGYNTLVSNMGSNLSGGQRQRIALARAIVNDPNIIIMDEATSSLDSINEFKISEYFNQNKCTRIIIAHRLSTIINADKIFVMDNGEIVEEGTHDELIKLKGKYCELYNYQQEEKQEIKVKQEGLGKKVKAKQVV; translated from the coding sequence ATGAGATTAAAAAGAAAAAGAAAAGTTCCTTATGTACCTCAATTAATACAAACTGAATGTGGATTTTGTTGTGTAGTAATGTTATTAAAGTACTATGGAGATAGTAGACCACTTAGCCATTTAAGAGAATATACAGATGTAGGTAGAGATGGTTTAAGTCTAAAACAAATAATGAATTTGTTGAAAAATCTTAAGTTCAATTCAAAAGCATATAGAAGTAATGCGAAACAATTAAGAAACATTAATCTTCCTGCAATAATATATTGGGAAAAAAAGCACTTTGTTGTATTGGAAAGTATTAATGAAAAATTTGCAATTATAGTAGATCCTAGTATAGGTAGGAGAAAAATAACTATATATGAATTAGAAGAAAAGTTTTCAAATTATTCTATAGTAGCAATACCAACTGAGGACTTTATTCCAATTAAAAATAAAGAAAATATATGGTTTCATTACCTTTATCTTATGTTTAAAGATAAAAAATTACTTGCCCAAATTATATTATATTCAACTTTATCATACTTAATTACATTATTCTTCCCAATTTTGATACAAGGAATTGTTGATAGTATTTCTTCGGGAAATATTAATCATATATTAAATAATAAAAACTATTTTATTATTGGGGTATCTTTTATAATTTATAGTTTAGTAATTTTTATATCGGGAAGAAAACAAGTTAACTTTAAAATTTTAATATACAAAGTACTATGTAAAGATATATTTAGCCATCTTTTAAAGTTACCTTATAAGTTTTTTGAAAATAGATCAATTGGAGATATAATTTTTAGGATAGAAAGCTTAGGAATTGTTCGTAATCTTTATGCTGAAAAATTAATTAGTTTTTTTATTGATTTTGGAACTATGTTAGTAATTCTAGCATATATGTTCAGTAAATCTGTATTTCTTACAAATATAGTAATAATGTTATTTGTAGTCACAGGAATTATTTTGTATATAGCTAATAAAAAAATATTAGAAAATAATAGTTATGAAATAATTGAAAGTTCTAAGCTTCAAACTTTACAGATTGAAATGATAAATTCCATTCAAATAATTAAATCATCTGGAATTGAAGATGAGACTTATGATAAGTGGGATAATCAATTTGATTTAACACTTGCTAAGTCTAAAAGTAGAGAAATACATCAAAATATTTATAATATGATTGCTAGCTTAATGAAAACATTAGCACCATTTGCAATTTTATTTATAGGGGTAGGAGTTTATGTAAAGGATAATATAACATTAGGATCATTGATATCATTTTACACTATGGCTAATATGTTTTTCTCTCTAGCTATAGTTTGCTTTTCATCAGTAAATAATTTTGCATTGGTATCTCAATATTTAGAGAGAATTAAAGATATAACTGATCAAAATATTGAAAAAGGTTTTGAAAATAATTCCAATGATGATGTAGAAGGTACTATTGAATTAAAGAATATTAATTTTTCTTTTACAAAGCACTCTAATAATGTTTTGAAAAATATAAGTATGAAAATTGATAAAGGCGACAATGTGGCAATTGTAGGTAAATCTGGTTCTGGCAAAAGTACATTAGGAAAAATGCTAGTTGGATTATATATGCCTAAAAGTGGAGAGATGTACTTTGATGGAGTACCGATTGGAAAAATTGATTTAAAAAAAGTTCGTAGGAAAATTGGATTTATACCACAGGAAATATTAATATTCAATAAAGATATTTATGAAAATATAAGAATGAATAGAGATTTTGTAAATTTTGATATGGTAAAAAGAGCAGCTCAGATTGCACAAATTGATGATGAAATTGAAACAATGCCTATGGGATATAACACTTTAGTATCAAATATGGGGAGTAATTTATCTGGTGGGCAAAGACAAAGAATTGCACTTGCTAGAGCGATTGTAAATGATCCAAATATTATTATTATGGATGAAGCAACTAGTTCGCTAGACTCAATTAATGAATTTAAAATATCTGAATACTTTAACCAAAATAAATGTACAAGAATAATAATTGCTCATAGGTTATCTACAATAATTAATGCAGATAAAATATTTGTTATGGATAATGGTGAAATTGTAGAAGAAGGAACTCATGATGAGCTGATAAAACTTAAAGGAAAGTATTGTGAACTATATAATTATCAACAAGAAGAAAAACAAGAAATAAAAGTAAAACAAGAAGGATTAGGAAAAAAAGTTAAAGCAAAACAAGTTGTTTAG